The Bacteroidetes bacterium SB0662_bin_6 genome contains the following window.
TCGATCGCGGCTTGCTGACTTGTTGTCGGAGAAAGAGTCATCCATGCTGCCGGATGGCTTCGCGGAATGTTGGGGCTAGGGCTCGTACTAGTTCGAAGGGAATGGCGTTACCAATTTGCGTGGCCACCATTTGGGGCGATCCTGCGAACGCATAGTCAGACGGAAACGTTTGTAGCAAAGCAGCTTCCCTAGGTGTAAGTGCCCGGTCATCCTCCGGATGAGCAAACCTTCCGCGTGTAACGTCGGTGCATCCGGTAGTCAAGGTAGGAGCTACGGTGTCCCATCTCATACGCCCATAAACATCTGGATAGCAATTCGCAGAACGATGGCATTTCAAAGTCAATGACTTTGGCAAATCTTTCCGGCTTCCACCGTTTTGCGGGATTTCTTGCAATCGGCGGAGTGCGATAAGCCGATGGTTTCGGGCCCGGTGAAGTGGATCGTCTGGATCTACCTCCCCCGATGAGAGGCGCCTGAGGTTAAAAATAGCATCGCGTACGGTTCGACGCTTGTCAGGTGGGGTGGTTGGAGGTGGTAATGAGGGGACTGGTCCGTTTTTTGTCGCCATCAACAAGCATCGAAGCCGTCTCTGGGGAACGCCATAGTCAGCGGCATTAACGTGTAATGGTTGACTGAATTGATACGCTGGGCCGCAGGCTTCGCGAAACTCGGTTAGCAGATTGGCATTCACATCAGCCGCGAGGCCAGGAACATTTTCCACGAACAATACCTTTGGTTTCAACTCGGAGACGAATCGCGCTGCTTCAATCAGGAGTCGAGAGCGACGATCTCCTTTTCTGTTTCTATTTTGGTTGCTAAACGGCTGACAAGGCGCACATACAATCATCAAATCTAAGGAAGTATTAGCCAAACATTCATTCCTGAGAGTTGACGGTGCGAGATTCCGGATATCCGTTTCATAAATAGGTACACGGGGATGATTCAACCTGTATGTAGCACACGCAACGGGGTCATTGTCGACCGCAGCAAGAACGCGGAAATGAGCTCGTTTCAAAGCTGCCGATGCTGCGCCCGATCCCGAGAAAAGGTCAATAGCCGTTGGCCATCGTCTTTCAGTTTTGCTTCGGCCCAGAAGAGAAGTGTACGGGAAGCTGTCCATGATTGGGTTACCGTTTTCCCTTAGTGGTTTGCCTTGACAAGTCGGGAAGTTCTGCGACGACACATAAGATTTGATTTCACCATGTCATATACTCTGATGGAGTGTGGGCTTACATCGAAATTTTTTGAAGCCCTCTGTTTCAAGCGGGTTCCCCCTTACCCGAATAATCCCTTCTCTTCTCCCAGTGCTTTGTTCTTTTTTAGAACGAGGAGAGAACGTTTATTTTCGAACTAGTGACAGAAACCGGTGGGAGTTAGATGATGAGACTTGCCGAAATTGGCTGGCCTAGAATCGCTCGCAATCCAGTTCCTGCAACCGGCGGCCTTTCATGTGGGTCCAGGCATTGCACAGCAATTACAAGTTGTCGAAATGATCGTACCCGCTTCTCGACTGTGGTACAATGTGCCCGGTGCTTGAACGTGTGGTAATGCGGGGCTCTGCCTAGATCGGCGGCTCGCCCTACCCTATAGCTAGCATGTCAAGTGATGGAGTACAGTGCCGAGGAATTTTTTCCGCAATCTCCCCATTGCTATAGCTCTACCCGATGTCCACGAACTTTCAGTACCCAGGTATCAGTATCATCCTTTTGTTCGGGCGCCATTATGTCTAGATTGTCTCCATGATCACTCCGCAGTCGTGTGTGCAAATCCTTATATTTCTCCTGAGTAAGGCCTTCGTGTATTAGAACTTCTCCTATCTTCAGGTAACCCGCTGTCTGGGAGAATGCAGCCTTGAAGTCTTCCCATTCGTTTGTCATGGCTCGTATAGTTATGCTGGTGTATGTGAATTACACAGGTTTTAGGTTGAACAGCTGAATGATTACAAGCTCTTGGGGACATTCGATGATTTCACGCAGTCCGGCAAGGCTTGCTTGCAATCGCCTTTCTGTTCTATGCAGGATACGGTAAGGCTTTGATTACACCCAACCCTTCGTCTTTTTTTCAAAAATACAATATCCAAAATCCCGCAGAGCCAAGGTACCTTACCCATCCCCTCCGGTCCGCCCGGAGCCCCGTATCGAAGCCATAAACTCCACGAGATCCCGGATTTCTCTCTCCGAAAGCAGGACGGACATGTCGGGCATCGCGGAAGGACCGCCTTCCGCGCCAAAACCCGGCGCGATGCGAGCCGCGGGATCCACCAGGGATTCAAGCAACTGCATCCGGTCCAGCAGCGACCCGATTCCCAAAAGAGACGGCCCTACGCCGTCCTCTCCGTTGAGACGATGACAGCGGGTACACTCTCCCGCGGAGTTCTCCAGAAAAATCCTCACGCCACGCCTCCGGTTGCCGCCGTAGAGCGCCGCGGCAAACGGCGGATTCGCTGCCCGCCAGGCTTCTACCCGGGTTTTCAGGGCATCGGAACCGGCCGCCTCCACCGCTTCCAGAATATCCAGGTGGATTTCCAGCGCGGCTTCTCCGTTCTCGAGGCGATCCAGCAATTCGCCCAGGACTTCGGTCGTCTGCGGAGAGGGCAATGCGCTCAGCGTAGTCAGCGCACTCTGCTGCTCCGGCACACTACCCTGATGCAGTGCTTCGCCGAGCACGGACGCCACTTCGTCATTGCTCAAATCGGTTTCCGTGACCAATTCGAGCGCAAGCATGCGCACGTCGGCGCTCTCATCCGCGAGCGCCTGCCGCACGGCG
Protein-coding sequences here:
- a CDS encoding DNA cytosine methyltransferase — protein: MDSFPYTSLLGRSKTERRWPTAIDLFSGSGAASAALKRAHFRVLAAVDNDPVACATYRLNHPRVPIYETDIRNLAPSTLRNECLANTSLDLMIVCAPCQPFSNQNRNRKGDRRSRLLIEAARFVSELKPKVLFVENVPGLAADVNANLLTEFREACGPAYQFSQPLHVNAADYGVPQRRLRCLLMATKNGPVPSLPPPTTPPDKRRTVRDAIFNLRRLSSGEVDPDDPLHRARNHRLIALRRLQEIPQNGGSRKDLPKSLTLKCHRSANCYPDVYGRMRWDTVAPTLTTGCTDVTRGRFAHPEDDRALTPREAALLQTFPSDYAFAGSPQMVATQIGNAIPFELVRALAPTFREAIRQHG